Proteins encoded together in one Streptomyces asoensis window:
- a CDS encoding ABC transporter ATP-binding protein produces the protein MAGPMGRMMAGSGPESRSLDFKVSGRRLLARFGPERFTLYAMLGCVVLSVGLNVVGPKILGKATDLVFAGIVGRQMPAGASKEQVLDSMRERGEGSVADMLRSTDFTPGKGIDFGAVGEILLFAVGVFLVAGLLMAVATRLVNKSVNRTMFRMREDVQTKLSRLPLSYFDKRQRGEVLSRATNDIDNIGQTLQQSMGQLINSLLTVIGVLAMMFWVSWILALVALVTVPLSAVVATRVGKRSQPHFVQQWRSTGKLNAHIEEMYTGHTLVKVFGRQAESAQQFAEQNDALYEAGFRAQFNSGVMQPLMMFVSNLNYVLVAVVGGLRVASGSLSIGDVQAFIQYSRQFSMPLTQLASMANLVQSGVASAERVFELLDAEEQEADPVAAERPGELRGRVALEGVSFRYDPEKPLIEDLSLTVEPGHTVAIVGPTGAGKTTLVNLLMRFYDVSGGRITLDGVDIARMSRDELRAGIGMVLQDTWLFGGTIAENIAYGAPGEVTRGEIEEAARAAHADRFVRTLPDGYDSVIDDEGSGVSAGEKQLITIARAFLSDPTILVLDEATSSVDTRTEVLIQKAMAKLAHGRTSFVIAHRLSTIRDADTILVMENGSIVEQGAHADLLAADGAYARLYKAQFAQALAEVD, from the coding sequence ATGGCCGGGCCCATGGGGCGCATGATGGCCGGCTCCGGTCCCGAGAGCCGCTCGCTGGACTTCAAGGTGTCCGGCAGGCGGCTGCTCGCCCGGTTCGGGCCCGAGCGGTTCACCCTGTACGCGATGCTGGGCTGCGTGGTGCTGAGCGTCGGACTGAACGTGGTCGGGCCGAAGATCCTCGGCAAGGCCACCGACCTGGTCTTCGCGGGCATCGTCGGGCGGCAGATGCCGGCCGGGGCGAGCAAGGAGCAGGTCCTCGACTCGATGCGGGAGCGTGGCGAGGGCAGCGTCGCCGACATGCTCCGCAGCACCGACTTCACCCCCGGCAAGGGCATCGACTTCGGGGCGGTCGGCGAGATCCTGCTGTTCGCGGTCGGGGTGTTCCTGGTCGCCGGTCTGCTGATGGCGGTGGCGACCCGGCTGGTCAACAAGTCCGTCAACCGCACCATGTTCCGGATGCGCGAGGACGTGCAGACTAAGCTGTCGCGGCTGCCGCTGTCGTACTTCGACAAGCGTCAGCGCGGCGAGGTCCTCTCCCGCGCGACGAACGACATCGACAACATCGGTCAGACGCTCCAGCAGTCGATGGGCCAGCTGATCAACTCGCTGCTGACCGTCATCGGCGTGCTGGCGATGATGTTCTGGGTGTCGTGGATCCTGGCCCTGGTCGCGCTGGTCACCGTGCCGCTGTCGGCGGTCGTCGCCACGCGCGTGGGCAAGCGGTCGCAGCCGCACTTCGTGCAGCAGTGGCGTTCCACCGGCAAGCTCAACGCCCACATCGAGGAGATGTACACCGGCCACACGCTGGTGAAGGTGTTCGGGCGGCAGGCGGAGTCGGCGCAGCAGTTCGCCGAGCAGAACGACGCGCTGTACGAGGCCGGGTTCAGGGCGCAGTTCAACAGCGGTGTCATGCAGCCGCTGATGATGTTCGTGTCGAACCTCAACTACGTGCTGGTCGCGGTGGTCGGCGGCCTGCGCGTCGCGTCGGGCTCGCTGTCCATCGGCGACGTGCAGGCGTTCATCCAGTACTCGCGCCAGTTCTCGATGCCGCTGACGCAGCTCGCGTCGATGGCGAACCTGGTGCAGTCGGGCGTCGCCTCGGCGGAGCGCGTCTTCGAACTCCTGGACGCCGAGGAGCAGGAGGCGGACCCGGTCGCGGCCGAGCGGCCCGGGGAGCTGCGCGGGCGGGTGGCGCTGGAGGGCGTGTCCTTCCGGTACGACCCGGAGAAGCCGCTGATCGAGGACCTCTCCCTGACGGTGGAGCCCGGCCACACGGTCGCCATCGTCGGCCCGACGGGCGCCGGCAAGACGACGCTGGTGAACCTGCTCATGCGGTTCTACGACGTCTCCGGCGGACGCATCACCCTCGACGGCGTCGACATCGCGCGGATGTCCCGCGACGAACTGCGCGCCGGCATCGGCATGGTGCTCCAGGACACCTGGCTGTTCGGCGGCACCATCGCGGAGAACATCGCGTACGGGGCGCCGGGCGAGGTCACCCGCGGCGAGATCGAGGAGGCGGCGCGGGCCGCGCACGCCGACCGGTTCGTGCGGACCCTGCCCGACGGCTACGACTCGGTGATCGACGACGAGGGCAGCGGGGTCAGCGCCGGTGAGAAGCAGCTGATCACCATCGCGCGGGCGTTCCTGTCGGACCCGACGATCCTGGTGCTCGACGAGGCCACCAGTTCCGTCGACACCCGCACGGAGGTGCTGATCCAGAAGGCGATGGCGAAGCTGGCGCACGGGCGGACCTCGTTCGTCATCGCGCACCGGCTGTCGACGATCCGGGACGCCGACACCATCCTCGTGATGGAGAACGGCTCGATCGTCGAGCAGGGCGCGCACGCCGACCTGCTCGCGGCCGACGGGGCCTACGCGCGCCTGTACAAGGCGCAGTTCGCGCAGGCACTGGCCGAGGTCGACTGA
- a CDS encoding xylulokinase, with product MGIVAGLDSSPDFTRIVVCDADTGAVLRQGYAPHPLDGAESGGRPSDVDPQAWLLSLGEAAGGGLLEGVQAIGVSSQQNAVVPLDAQGNTVRPAMVGGDKRAQVAAADLIDALGGREAWAQAVGCVPQAAQPVTKLRWLAKNEPEAAARTTVLLQAHDWLVWQLLGRPVRRTTDRGGASGTGYWSAATGGYRPDLVELALGHQAMLPEVIGPSDAAGTTPEGLLISAGTGETMAAALGLGLGHGDAVVSLGASGSVMAVHHEALVDQSGMITSLADATGMHLPVVTTLNAVRTLRGAAELIGAPDLEALSDLAMKSTPGSHGLVMLPYLEGERTPNLPHTAGTLAGLRRESMKPEHFARAAFEGMLCGLADALDVLRGRGVDVRRIFLLGAAAELPAVQAAAPALFGAQVVVPQPADYAAIGAARQAAWALGASQGTLDPRTPPAWQGAAAQVLDPGEERAVGQAVRQQYVSVREQTHPGAFRA from the coding sequence ATGGGGATAGTCGCCGGGTTGGACAGTTCACCCGATTTCACTCGTATCGTCGTCTGCGACGCGGACACCGGAGCCGTGCTCCGGCAGGGGTATGCGCCGCATCCGCTGGATGGCGCCGAGAGTGGGGGCCGGCCCTCCGACGTCGATCCGCAGGCCTGGCTGCTGTCGCTGGGCGAGGCCGCGGGCGGCGGGCTCCTGGAGGGCGTGCAGGCCATCGGCGTCTCCTCGCAGCAGAACGCGGTCGTGCCGCTGGACGCCCAGGGCAACACCGTGCGGCCGGCGATGGTCGGCGGGGACAAGCGGGCCCAGGTCGCGGCGGCCGATCTGATCGACGCGCTCGGCGGCCGCGAGGCCTGGGCGCAGGCGGTGGGGTGCGTCCCGCAGGCCGCGCAGCCGGTGACCAAGCTGCGCTGGCTGGCGAAGAACGAGCCCGAGGCCGCCGCCCGGACGACCGTGCTGCTCCAGGCCCACGACTGGCTCGTGTGGCAGCTCCTGGGGCGGCCCGTGCGCAGGACCACCGATCGCGGCGGAGCCTCCGGGACCGGCTACTGGTCGGCGGCCACCGGTGGTTACCGGCCAGATCTGGTGGAGCTGGCGCTCGGTCACCAGGCCATGCTCCCCGAGGTGATCGGCCCGTCCGACGCGGCCGGTACGACGCCGGAGGGGCTGCTGATCTCGGCGGGGACCGGCGAGACGATGGCGGCCGCGCTGGGGCTGGGTCTCGGCCACGGGGACGCGGTCGTGTCGCTCGGCGCCTCCGGGTCCGTGATGGCCGTGCACCACGAGGCGCTCGTCGACCAGAGCGGGATGATCACCTCCCTGGCCGACGCCACGGGCATGCACCTGCCGGTCGTCACCACCCTGAACGCCGTACGGACCCTGCGCGGGGCCGCCGAGCTGATCGGGGCGCCTGATCTGGAGGCGCTGTCCGACCTGGCGATGAAGTCGACGCCCGGGTCGCACGGGCTGGTCATGCTGCCCTACCTGGAGGGCGAGCGGACGCCGAACCTGCCGCACACCGCCGGGACCCTGGCGGGTCTGCGCCGCGAGTCGATGAAGCCGGAGCACTTCGCGCGGGCCGCCTTCGAGGGCATGCTGTGCGGGCTCGCGGACGCCCTCGACGTGCTGCGCGGCCGGGGCGTGGACGTGCGGCGGATCTTCCTGCTCGGGGCGGCGGCCGAGCTGCCGGCCGTGCAGGCGGCGGCGCCCGCGCTGTTCGGGGCCCAGGTCGTTGTACCGCAGCCGGCGGACTACGCGGCGATCGGGGCGGCCCGGCAGGCCGCGTGGGCGCTCGGGGCCTCGCAGGGCACCCTCGACCCGCGGACCCCGCCGGCCTGGCAGGGCGCGGCGGCGCAGGTGCTGGACCCGGGCGAGGAACGGGCGGTCGGACAGGCCGTGCGCCAGCAGTACGTGTCGGTGCGGGAGCAGACGCACCCGGGCGCGTTCCGCGCCTGA
- a CDS encoding ABC transporter ATP-binding protein encodes MLIRLLRTYLRPYKKPITLLVVLQFLQTCATLYLPTLNAHIIDNGVVEGDTGYILSYGGLMIGISLAQVVCNIGAVYYGARTAAALGRDVRAAVFDRVQSFSAREVGQFGAPSLITRTTNDVQQIQMLALMTFTLMVSAPIMCVGGVVLALGLDVPLSAVLIAVVPTLGVCVTLIVRRLRPLFRSMQVKLDTVNRVLREQITGNRVIRAFVRDEFEQQRFRKANDDLTDVSLRTGNLLALMFPVVMTTVNLSSIAVVWFGAHRIDSGGMQIGDLTAFLAYLMQIVMSVMMATFMFMMVPRAEVCAERIQEVLDTSSSVVPPVAPVTELRRHGHLEIRQAGFRYPGAEEPVLKSVELVARPGETTAVIGSTGSGKSTLLGLVARLFDATEGEVLVDGVPVAEVDPVLLAKTVGLVPQKPYLFAGTVATNLRYGNPDATDEELWHALEVAQAKDFVSKLENGLDSPVAQGGTNVSGGQRQRLAIARTLVQRPEIYLFDDSFSALDYATDAALRAALGRETAEATVVIVAQRVATIRDADRIVVLDEGLVVGTGTHDELMAGNETYREIVLSQLTEAEAA; translated from the coding sequence GTGCTCATACGACTACTACGGACCTATCTCAGGCCCTACAAGAAACCCATCACCCTGCTGGTGGTGCTCCAGTTCCTCCAGACCTGCGCCACCCTCTACCTGCCCACGCTGAACGCGCACATCATCGACAACGGCGTCGTCGAGGGGGACACCGGATACATCCTGTCCTACGGCGGCCTGATGATCGGTATCTCGCTGGCGCAGGTCGTCTGCAACATCGGTGCCGTGTACTACGGCGCCAGGACGGCCGCGGCGCTCGGCCGGGACGTCCGGGCGGCCGTCTTCGACCGTGTGCAGTCCTTCTCCGCCCGCGAGGTCGGCCAGTTCGGCGCGCCCTCGCTGATCACCCGGACCACGAACGACGTCCAGCAGATCCAGATGCTGGCGCTGATGACGTTCACGCTGATGGTGTCGGCGCCCATCATGTGCGTGGGCGGGGTGGTGCTGGCCCTCGGCCTGGACGTGCCGCTGTCCGCGGTGCTGATCGCCGTGGTGCCGACCCTGGGCGTCTGCGTGACGCTCATCGTGCGCCGGCTGCGACCGCTGTTCCGGTCGATGCAGGTGAAGCTGGACACCGTGAACCGGGTGCTGCGCGAGCAGATCACCGGCAACCGGGTCATCCGCGCCTTCGTCCGCGACGAGTTCGAGCAGCAGCGGTTCAGGAAGGCCAACGACGATCTCACCGACGTCTCGCTGAGGACCGGCAACCTGCTCGCGCTGATGTTCCCGGTGGTCATGACCACCGTGAACCTGTCCTCGATCGCCGTGGTGTGGTTCGGTGCCCACCGGATCGACAGCGGCGGGATGCAGATCGGTGATCTGACGGCGTTCCTCGCCTACCTCATGCAGATCGTGATGTCCGTGATGATGGCCACCTTCATGTTCATGATGGTGCCGCGGGCTGAGGTGTGCGCCGAGCGCATCCAGGAGGTGCTGGACACCTCCTCGTCCGTGGTCCCGCCGGTGGCTCCGGTCACCGAGCTGCGGCGGCACGGGCATCTGGAGATCCGGCAGGCGGGATTCCGCTACCCGGGCGCCGAGGAGCCCGTCCTGAAGTCCGTGGAGCTCGTGGCGCGGCCCGGTGAGACGACGGCCGTGATCGGCTCGACCGGCAGCGGCAAGTCCACGCTGCTCGGGCTGGTCGCCCGGCTGTTCGACGCCACCGAGGGCGAGGTGCTCGTCGACGGGGTGCCCGTCGCCGAGGTCGACCCGGTGCTGCTGGCCAAGACCGTCGGTCTCGTGCCGCAGAAGCCGTACCTGTTCGCCGGCACGGTCGCCACGAACCTGCGCTACGGCAATCCGGACGCCACGGACGAGGAGCTGTGGCACGCGCTGGAGGTGGCGCAGGCCAAGGACTTCGTGAGCAAGCTGGAGAACGGACTCGACTCCCCCGTCGCCCAGGGCGGGACGAACGTCTCCGGTGGGCAGCGGCAGCGGCTGGCGATCGCCCGCACGCTCGTGCAGCGGCCGGAGATCTACCTCTTCGACGACTCCTTCTCGGCCCTGGACTACGCCACCGACGCGGCCCTGCGGGCGGCGCTCGGGCGGGAGACCGCCGAGGCCACCGTGGTGATCGTCGCCCAGCGGGTGGCCACCATCCGCGACGCCGACCGGATCGTCGTCCTCGACGAGGGCCTGGTCGTCGGCACCGGCACCCACGACGAGTTGATGGCCGGCAATGAGACCTACCGGGAGATCGTGCTCTCCCAGCTGACGGAAGCGGAGGCTGCCTGA